A stretch of the Poseidonibacter parvus genome encodes the following:
- the polA gene encoding DNA polymerase I, which yields MKKTITVIDTFGFLFRSFYALPPLKSKDGFPTGLLTGFMNFIANVGKDFQTDYIVFALDAKGPTFRSDIYTEYKSHRPDVPEDLLKQLPIAIDWIERMDFKTAIRTGFEADDIVASIAKDAKEKGLEVRIVSHDKDLYQLIEEDIYLFDPIKKSVIDEKTCFDKYGVYPKQFTDYQSLLGDSADNVPGVKGVGAKTAQALIEQYNDLDNIYANLENIEKKRWQTLLTEGKELAYISKQLVTLSKDCHCIDNLEEFHLPVENPILKISDTLLEFGLNRVIDRVNKEGLNYKTEMPKPKEVLKTEYILLNDEKELFEVINKIPKDTIVAFDTETTDVDTLKAQIVGFSFAYEEDKAYYAPISHFYLGAPEQISIEAAKRAINELNNHKLVLQNFKYDYEIVKFNLDIELKLYADTMILAWLLNTSQRVGLDFQIEKYFDHKMIAFKDVVKKGENFSNVEVSKACEYAGEDALMTLKLYKKQLIEFDKEENKKLLDLAKEVEFDFIYVLANMFEKGIKVDTKVLEELKHSNNDNIQSLITRIYEAAGTEFNINSPKQLGSILFETLKLPPSKKTKTGYSTNEVVLHKLYDEHEIIPLLLKYREAFKLQSTYIEPLLELALKNDENRIYTSFLQTGTATGRLSSKNPNLQNIPVRSEAGALIRSAFIPKDGYKLVGIDYSQIELRLLAHFSQDKALVDAFNSGDDIHYQTSVKIFGEEKAKEKRAVAKSINFGLLYGMGSKKLADTLGITTKEAKSYIESYFEAFVTVKDYLKSIEEFAFENGYIETLLKRKRLFDFDSANGMQKAAYLRESVNTLFQGSAADLIKLSMIKIYEKYKNNEKMSMLLQIHDELIFEIEENEVEKITKDLEKIMESIFSLNVPLKVSCSIGESWQDLK from the coding sequence ATGAAAAAAACTATTACAGTTATTGATACCTTTGGCTTTTTATTTAGAAGTTTTTATGCACTACCACCGTTAAAATCAAAAGATGGTTTTCCTACAGGATTATTAACAGGATTTATGAATTTTATAGCAAATGTTGGAAAAGATTTTCAAACAGATTATATTGTTTTTGCTCTTGATGCAAAAGGACCTACATTTAGAAGTGATATATATACTGAATATAAATCACATAGACCTGATGTTCCTGAAGATTTATTAAAGCAACTTCCAATTGCAATTGATTGGATTGAAAGAATGGATTTCAAAACTGCAATTAGAACAGGTTTTGAAGCTGATGATATTGTTGCCTCAATTGCAAAAGATGCAAAAGAAAAAGGTTTAGAAGTTAGAATTGTTTCTCACGATAAAGATTTATACCAATTAATCGAAGAAGACATTTATTTATTTGACCCAATTAAAAAAAGTGTTATTGATGAAAAAACATGTTTTGATAAATATGGTGTTTATCCAAAACAGTTCACTGATTATCAATCATTATTAGGTGATAGTGCTGATAATGTTCCCGGAGTTAAAGGAGTTGGTGCTAAAACGGCACAAGCTTTAATAGAACAATATAATGACTTAGATAATATCTATGCAAATTTAGAAAATATTGAAAAGAAAAGATGGCAAACACTTTTAACAGAAGGAAAAGAATTAGCTTATATTTCAAAACAGCTTGTAACTTTATCAAAAGATTGTCATTGTATTGATAATTTAGAAGAATTCCATTTACCTGTTGAAAACCCAATTTTAAAAATTTCTGATACCTTATTAGAATTTGGTTTAAATAGAGTAATTGATAGAGTTAATAAAGAAGGACTAAATTATAAAACTGAAATGCCAAAACCAAAAGAAGTTTTAAAAACTGAATATATACTTTTAAACGATGAAAAAGAATTATTCGAAGTAATTAACAAAATACCAAAAGATACTATTGTAGCTTTTGATACAGAAACAACAGATGTAGACACTTTAAAAGCGCAAATTGTAGGTTTTTCTTTTGCCTATGAAGAAGATAAAGCATATTATGCTCCAATTTCGCATTTTTATTTAGGTGCACCTGAACAAATTTCTATTGAAGCAGCTAAAAGAGCTATTAATGAATTAAACAATCATAAATTAGTATTACAAAACTTCAAATATGACTATGAGATAGTAAAATTTAATTTAGATATAGAATTAAAACTATACGCAGATACAATGATTTTAGCGTGGCTTTTAAATACAAGCCAAAGAGTAGGTCTTGATTTCCAAATAGAAAAATATTTTGACCATAAAATGATTGCATTTAAAGATGTTGTAAAAAAAGGTGAGAACTTTTCTAATGTTGAAGTATCTAAAGCTTGTGAATATGCAGGTGAAGATGCATTAATGACTTTAAAACTTTATAAAAAACAGTTAATTGAGTTTGATAAAGAAGAAAATAAAAAACTCCTTGATTTAGCAAAAGAAGTAGAGTTTGATTTTATATATGTATTAGCAAATATGTTTGAAAAAGGAATAAAAGTTGATACTAAAGTTCTTGAAGAGTTAAAACATAGTAACAATGACAATATACAAAGTTTAATTACAAGAATTTATGAAGCTGCAGGAACGGAGTTTAATATTAATTCTCCTAAGCAATTAGGTAGTATTTTATTTGAAACATTAAAGTTACCACCATCAAAGAAAACAAAAACTGGATATAGTACTAATGAAGTTGTTTTACATAAACTATATGATGAACATGAAATTATTCCTTTATTACTAAAATATAGAGAAGCTTTTAAACTTCAATCAACTTATATAGAACCATTATTAGAATTAGCTTTAAAAAATGACGAAAATAGAATTTATACTTCTTTCTTACAAACAGGAACAGCTACAGGAAGATTAAGTTCTAAGAACCCTAACTTACAGAATATTCCTGTAAGAAGTGAGGCAGGGGCATTAATAAGATCAGCATTTATACCAAAAGATGGATATAAACTTGTAGGAATTGATTATTCACAAATAGAGTTGAGACTTCTTGCTCATTTTAGTCAAGATAAAGCATTAGTTGATGCATTTAATTCAGGAGATGATATTCACTATCAAACATCAGTGAAAATTTTTGGTGAAGAAAAGGCAAAAGAGAAAAGGGCAGTTGCAAAATCAATTAACTTTGGTTTACTTTATGGAATGGGAAGTAAAAAACTTGCTGATACTTTAGGAATAACAACTAAAGAAGCTAAGTCATATATTGAATCATATTTTGAAGCTTTTGTTACAGTAAAAGATTATTTAAAATCAATTGAAGAGTTTGCTTTTGAAAATGGATACATTGAAACGCTTCTAAAAAGAAAGAGATTATTTGATTTTGATTCAGCAAATGGAATGCAAAAAGCTGCATATTTAAGAGAATCTGTTAATACTTTATTTCAAGGATCTGCAGCAGATTTAATAAAATTATCAATGATAAAAATATATGAAAAATATAAAAATAATGAAAAAATGAGTATGTTATTACAAATTCATGATGAATTAATCTTTGAAATTGAAGAAAATGAGGTAGAAAAAATAACTAAAGACTTAGAAAAGATAATGGAAAGCATTTTTAGCTTAAACGTCCCATTAAAGGTATCTTGTTCAATTGGAGAGTCTTGGCAAGACTTAAAATAG
- a CDS encoding response regulator transcription factor: MLKTVRNIRKLYNAKLLFVSSDETIHETIENEFDDYFKELKIASNINDALELACSNTYDMVIIDTNIKGVSFSELCSELANLAPTLPKIIISDSDDNEDIVTAINYSAYTFLSKPLRPKDIRLSVIMCLNQTKRGDKIEFQGGIYFDEYRDQFFKAGGTLVDFTRLEKAFLKLLISKRSDIVDYDLIKEVVWKGKDMSIYTMRNIVNKIRQKTYYEIIRNHSNKGYTIDNFKNS, from the coding sequence ATGTTAAAAACAGTAAGAAATATAAGAAAACTTTATAACGCAAAATTATTATTCGTAAGTAGTGATGAAACAATTCATGAAACAATTGAAAATGAATTTGATGATTATTTTAAAGAATTAAAAATAGCAAGTAATATTAATGATGCTTTAGAATTAGCATGTTCAAATACATATGATATGGTAATCATTGATACAAATATTAAAGGTGTTAGTTTTTCTGAATTATGTTCAGAATTAGCAAATTTGGCACCAACATTACCAAAAATTATTATTTCAGATTCAGATGATAATGAAGACATTGTTACAGCTATTAATTATAGTGCATATACTTTTCTATCAAAACCATTGAGACCAAAAGATATTAGACTATCTGTAATCATGTGTCTTAATCAAACAAAAAGAGGTGATAAAATTGAATTCCAAGGTGGAATTTATTTTGATGAATACAGAGATCAGTTTTTTAAAGCTGGTGGAACTTTAGTTGATTTTACAAGACTTGAAAAAGCATTCTTGAAATTACTAATTTCAAAAAGAAGTGATATAGTTGATTATGATTTAATCAAAGAAGTAGTTTGGAAAGGTAAGGATATGTCTATTTATACAATGAGAAATATTGTAAATAAAATTAGACAAAAAACTTATTATGAAATTATTAGAAACCATTCTAATAAGGGATATACAATAGATAATTTTAAGAACTCTTAA